From Mesorhizobium sp. Pch-S:
TGAAATGTGTGCTGATCGCCGCCGGTGTCACGGCGATGATCCATTCTTCCTCGGCGACGATCGGTATCGTCATGGGCCTGGGCGCCGCCGGCGTGCTTGACTGGACCACCGCCGTCGCCTTTTCGCTCGGTGCTGATCTCGGCACCACGATCACTTCGTGGATGGCCTCGCTCAACCTTTCCAAGAATGCCAAGCGCGCAGCTTATGCGCACATGTCGTTCAACGTGATCGGGGTTCTTGTGACCGTCCCGCTGTTTTTCGTCTCGATCGAGGTGCTGCGCTGGGCCATGCAATGGTTCGGCGGCGATCCCAGCGTTCCGGTGGTCGTCGACGGCAAGGATACGTTCCCGCTCGTTCCCGTCGCGGTCGGTCTGTATTCAACCTTTTTCAATGTTTTCAATACGTTGCTTCTCTTTCCGTTTGTCGGCGTGTTCGAGCGCGTTCTGTCGCGCATCGGTCATACCGAAGCTGATGATGTGGAAGATTTCTCGGTGCCGAAATATCTTGATCGCCGCTTTTCCTCGGATCTTGGACAGGCCGTGCCTGCGGTGGAACAGGAGACGGAACGGCATCTCAAGGCCGGTGCACTGTTCCTCGATATCGCCCGCTCCAAGAAGAATGCGCCCAGCGACCCTGGCGAGCACTATCTGGCGACCGACATTCTGTCGCGCGACATCCGCTCCTATTCGGCCGCGTTGCTGTCATCAGATATGCCAATGGACCAACTTGATCTGGTTGCCAGCCTGATCGAGGAGGCTGATTTCACCGCAGCGCTCGCCGAGCAACTCCATCAGGTGGCGCGCCGCGTCCGTCGTGAAACCTTCGGAACGCAAGGCAAGGTGATCGTCGATACCGCGCTCGACAAGCTGGATTTCGACCTTCGCGAAATCCTGCCCGACTTCGGCGTGAAGGCACCGCAAATGCCGGCTGGTCATATCAATTTCCCGGAGGTCGACCAGCTTCGGGCTCAGATATTGACCGCAGGCGAGGGAATCGCTCCCGGTGAACGGGGGGCGTTGCTGGCATTGCTGGGCAGTGTCGAGCGCGCAGACCTCCTGATCAGGCGCATCGACGCCGAACGCAAATCCGTCAACCGTCAAGCAGTCATTGCCCGTGCCAGGGCTCGCCGCGAACAACGCGACGAGAAGGGTGGCGTATTTGGCGACGGTCTGGCGCCGGTACCCGGTGAATGAGTACCCTTTTCGGGACAAGGCCGCATGGGAGCGGCCTTGTCATCCGGGAGGCTGAATTTCTTCCTTCAGCATATCTCAGTGCGGGCTTGCTGTTGGCCGAATGATGATCTCGCTCACATCAATGTCGGCTGGCTGGCTGATCGCATAGGCGATGGCGTTGGCGACGGCTTCGGCACTGATGGTGATGGCACGCCAGGCTTTCATGGCTTCGCGCGCCCTGGCGTCGGTGATCGTGTCGGCCAACTCCGAGGTGGTGGTGCCGGGCGAAATGACGGTGACGCGGATCCGGTCGGTTTCCTGCCGCAGCCCATCTGAAATGGCCCCGACTGCGAACTTCGTGGCGCAATAGACGGCGGCTGTCGGCGAAACGCTATGGCCACCGATCGACGACAGGTTGATGATCTGGCCATGGCCCTGTGCGTTCATCAAGGGCAGGGCGGCTGCGATTCCGTAAAGCACGCCCTTGATGTTGACGTCCACCATCCTGTCCCACTCGTCCACCTTGAGTTCCGCGAGCGGAGACAGGGGCATCACGCCGGCGTTGTTGACGATGACATCGAGCCTGCCGAATTGCTCTTGCGCATAGCGTGCAAAGGCTTCGACATCGGCACATTCGGTAACGTCGAGCCGGCGGCTGCGGACGGAGCCACCGGCAGCGGTTATCTCGTCGCCGAGGTTTTGCAACCGGTCCACCCGGCGCGCGCCAATGACGACATGCGCGCCGCCCGCCGCAATAACTCTTGCCGTTGCCTCGCCGATGCCGCTGCTGGCACCGGTGATCGCGACGACTTTTCCTTCAATTCCGTTCATTCAGACATCTCCATGGTCTGGACAATTCTTGCAGTTGGCGGGGATCAATCGGGAAAATCAGCGCTGATTGTCGTCTCGGCCCAGGCATCGAAGTTCTGCCGCAACGCATCGAGCCGCTGGCGTGCTATGGTCAGGGCCGCAGCACCGAGCAGCAGGCGCAGTGGTGCTTCATCGGCTTCAAATGCCGAGATAATCGCCTTGGCAGCCCGTGCGGGGTCGCCCGGCTGGCGGCCTGATGCCTCACGGGTTGCCGCACGGCGCTTTCCCGCGGTCTCCGCATAGTCCTCGATGACAGTCCCGGATTCGACCATCGAACGGCCGGCCCAATCGGTACGGAAGGCGCCGGGTTCAATGATGGTCACCTTGATGCCGAGTGGTTTGACCTCGTGCGACAGCGATTCCGAAAGCGCTTCGACGGCAAATTTCGTGGCGTGGTAGTAGCCGGTGGCAGCGAAGGCGACGAGACCGCCAAGTGACGAGACATTGAAGATATGCCCCTGGCGACGGGCACGCATGCCGGGCAGGACGCGCTTGGTGACGGCGACGAGACCGAAGACATTCGTCTCGAATTGATCGCGGATTTCCCGATCGGAGCCTTCCTCGATGGCAGCCAGATAGCCGTAGCCAGCGTTGTTGACGAGCACGTCGATGGCACCGAATTTTGCCTCCGCCGCTGAAACGGCCCGTTCGATGGAAGCGTTGTCGGTGACGTCGAGCTGCAAGGCGAGCGCGCGTTCACCATATCTGGAGGCTAAAGCATTCAAAGCATTGGAATTGCGTGATGTTATGGCGGCACGCCAGCCGCGTTCCAGAACGGCTTCGGCAAGTGCCTGGCCGAGGCCGGAGGAGGCTCCGGTGATGAACCATACGGGATCGGTCATCGTCATGGTGAGTTCCTTTCAGTCGAGAGCGGGTGTCTCTCCGGTATTCATTGGCGGCGCAGGATCATGCCACCGTGGTGAAGGGTATTTTCGTCGACGAAGTCGCCATCGGCGGTGAAGCCGGTGTCGTCCCAGTATTCGATATGTGTGCCGGTCACTTCGTAGCGACCCTGATAGGCGCTTTGCCTGCTGCCGCGCGCTTCATCATAGCGGCCGTCCGGCAAGAGTTCGTGGCGGACCCTGCCGTCATCGGTCGACCACATGCCGACATAGGGATGCTGTGTCATCTCTCGCTCCTTGAGGAGGTGGGAATTGGTGACGCTTTCCGATGCCGAAGCCGGCGTTGCCGAAAGCATGGCCAGGATCAGGCAGGGCAGAACGTGTCTTTTGCTGTGTACCGTCATCGTTCGATCTCCGGTCCAGCCTGGCGCCATGCGTTGCGCACGACCTGGCTGGCAGGAGGAACATAGGAGCATCGATTGGCGTGATCGACTTGCCAATCGAAGATAGCTTGGTTAGTTATTCTAACTAATGGCGGATGATTTCGAAGGCATTTCGGTGTTTCTTGCCGTGGCGGAAGCGCGCAATTTCCGGCTTGCGGGCGAGCGTCTTGGCGTTACCCGCTCAGCCGTGAGCCAGGCATTGCAACGGCTTGAAGACCGGATCGGCACCGCATTGGTGCAGCGGACCACGCGCAGCGTCAGCCTGACGGAAGCGGGCGAGATGTTCTACGACATGGTCCGGCCGTCGGCGCAGGACATAACCGAGGCCGTGCAGGCGGTCCGTGAAACGCAGACGCGCCCTTCCGGCCTGCTCAAGGTTACGGTGTCCTCGATTGCCGAGCGTTTCATATCCGGGCCCCTGCTTGCAGGGTTCCTCGCGCAATACCCGGAGGTGAAGCTGGACATCACCATTACGGACGAGGAATTCGATATCGTCGCGGAAGGCTACGATGCCGGTGTCCGGTTGGGCGAGGTGATCGAGCAGGACATGGTCGCAGTGCCGGTTTCGGGAGAACAGCGGCAGTGCGCGGTCGCTTCACCCGCCTACCTTTCCAGGCGCGGCACGCCGCTTCATCCGCGCGATCTGACGGATCATGTCTGCATCGGCTGGCGCCCGCGGCCGGATACGGCGCCGTATCGCTGGGAATTCACCGAACACGACCGCGATTTCGAGCTGGCGGTCGATCCGGCGATGACCACCAACGACATGGGCATGATGATCCGCATGGCCTGCGCCGGTGCGGGCATCACTTTCGGCATGGTGGAGACCTTCGAATCCCATGTCGCCCGGGGCGAACTGGTGCCGCTCCTGGAAGACTATTGCCCGCCTTTTGCCGGTTTCCACCTCTACTTCCCCAGGCGTCATCGTCAGCCGCTGAAGTTGCGCGCGCTGGTGGACCATGTCCGCACCTTCAGGAAAGCAGAGATCTGAGGGCGCATGGGCAGGAGTTGAATGCTTGAATCACCCTTCGCGTTCAAGATATTGGACGGAAAGGGAAAAACGACTTCAGGTCTGCGCCCGCAGGGTGAGAAGAATTGGCGTTTCTGTCCCTGGAGCTTTCCTCGCCAAGCCAAACGGTCTAGGTCGGACGGATCATCGGTGGAGGAATGCTTGGCCGTCGCGACCCTGATCCTGCTGCTTCTGGTGCTGGTGGCTGCATCCGGCGTGCTGGTGCGCTTCCTGCCACTGCCTTTGCCGATCATTCAGATCGGGTTGGGTGTCCTTTTGGCGTGGCCGATCGATGGCTTGCGCGTCGAACTCGAGCCGGAGCTGTTTCTTCTCGTCTTCGTGCCGCCGCTTCTGTTCATCGATGGCATCATGCTGCCGAAGCGCGAGTTCGCCAAACTGGCACCGCGCATCTTCGGCCTGGCCTTCGGGCTCGTCTTCTTCACGGTCGTGGTATTCGGATACGCACTGAACTGGCTGTTGCCGCAGGTGCCGCTGCCGGTTGCCTTCGCGCTTGCTGCCGTGCTGTCGCCGACGGATGCCGTCGCGGTGTCTTCCATCGTCGGTCGCGATCTCGTTCCGGCTCGCATCCGCCATATCCTTGAAGGCGAGTCGCTGCTCAACGATGCGTCCGGCCTGGTCGTGCTGCGATTTGCCGTCGCAGCAGCTCTGACCGGCCAGTTCTCGCTCGGTGAAACGGCATTGACCTTCGTGCTGGTCGCGGCGGGCGGTGCGCTGGCTGGGTTTGCAACCCTTTGGGCGGTAGCCAAGGTGCTGCGCATCGTAGCCAAGATCGGCGATGTGCGGCCGGAGGTGGAAGTGGTCATTCTGATCCTTCTGCCTTTCGCGGCCTATCTGCTGGCCGAAAAGTTTCATCTTTCCGGAATCCTGGCGGCGGTTACGGCCGGTCTCTACATCGCTCGCGCCGGTTTGTTCGGCTCCCTGTCGTTTCCGGCGCGCATGCAGAACATGGCGTTGATCGAGATGCTTTCGTTCACCTTCAACGGCGTCATCTTCCTGCTGCTTGGCCTGCAGTTGCCGACGATCATCCGCAACGTTCCACCTGAATTGTCGCTCTATGGCAGCTTCTGGGAACCGGTGCTGGCGGTGATGACGCTGACGCTGATCCTGCTTGCCATACGCTTTGCCTGGATTGTCTTCGGCTCGACGGCGCGGGGCATCATCGAGCGCTGGCGGGGGCGCGAAACATTCAGGCTCACCACGCGGTTGAGGGTGGTCATGACGCTGGCCGGCGTTCGTGGCGCGATCACGCTTGCCGGTATTCTGTCGCTTCCGCTCGTCGTCTCCGAGAATGGTCCGCCTTTCCCTGCGCGCGATCTCGTCATCTTCATTGCCGCCGGCGTCATCATCTGTTCGCTTCTGCTGGCCAGCGTGGCGCTGCCGATCGTGGCACGCGGCATTCCGTTGGACGAAGAGGAGGAAAGCGCCATCGAGGAGCGGCTGGCACGTCAGGTCGCGGCCGAAGCGGCGATTGCCCGCATTGAACAGATGGTTGATGAAGCGCAGGCCACGCCTGCACTTTATGAGGCGCGTCTGGCCGCCGCGCAGCAACTCATTCCTGCCTATCGGCAACGCATTGTCGCTGGCGAGGAAGAAGATACGACCGTCAAGGACATTCAGCCAGCGCTCCAGTCGATGCTTGATGCTGCTTTCGCGGCCGAGCAGGCTGCCTTGCTCCGCCTTTTGAGGGCGCGCAAGATCGACGACACCACCATGCGCGCGGTGATCGGGGAGGTCATGCTCAACCAGGCCCTGAATTCACGCAAGCAGGCGAACAAGCGTGCAACCGCGAAGAAACCGGCAACAAGGAAAGCGGGCGCCAGGAAATAACGCGCCCGCAACCCATTTCAGTCGTCCCCCGACACGGTTGCAAAGAAGTTCTCCGGTCCATCCACTTCGATCAGCTTGCGATTTTCGATCTGCCAGAAGCGGTTGCCGACCGTGCGCACGAAGCTGCGGTCGTGCGAAACCAGCAGGCAGCTTGCCTCATGCGCCATCAGTTCGGTTTCCAGCGCTTCCTGGCCTTCGATGTCCAGATGGTTGGTCGGCTCGTCGAGCAGATAGAAGTTGGGGTTGGTGAGCCTCAACGCCAGCATGGCCAGCCTGGCTTTCTGGCCGCCGGACAGCCGGCCAATCGGTCGCTCCTGCATGTCGATGCCGATGCCGGCACCGGCGAGCAGCGTTCGGAGCCGCTGATCGCCGAATTCGAAGCGCCGGCCGATCGCTGCCATCGGCGTATCGGTGTTGCCGAGGTCGGCCAGCGCCTGGTCGACATGGCCCAGTGCCAGAGATGGCGTGGCGCGGATGCCGGTCTGGCCACCGTCACTTCCCGAAATTGCATTGCGCAGCATGCCGACCAGTCGTGATTTGCCGGAGCCATTGCGACCGAGCAGCACGATGCGATCGCCCTGGCAGATCCAGCGCTTGCCGGTTTTGAACAGAAGCGTTCCGTCGGGCGTTTTCACTTCGGCATCGTCCAGCGTCACCAACTGTTTGGCGTGGGTGCCGCGGTTGGCGAGACGGATGGCGCCCGCGGAGTGTTCCTGGTGTGCGGGGCGGGCAGCATCCTCGAGCCGTTCAGCGCGGTCTTTCAATTGCTTGGTCTTGATGACCAGGAGATCGCTTCCGGAATTGATGCCGATGTTGTTCAGCTTGGCGGCCTGCCGGCGAAGCTGCTGCGCCACCTTCATGTCACGCTGATATTGCCGTTCCTGCGAAGCGTCGCTCTCATCCAGCGCAACCCGAGCCCTTGAATAGGGCAGGGCAAAGACCTGGCTGTGCTCGGCGCGCAAAAACAGCGTGCGGTTGGTGACGGCGTCGAGGAAGGCGCGGTCGTGGCTGGCCACGATCAGCGGGACGCTTTGCGGCAGGCTGTTCAGCCAGTCTTCCAGCCAGCGGATACGGGCTAGGTCGAGGTGGTTGGTCGGCTCATCGAGCAGCAGGGCATCAGGATCGTTCACCCAGACACGCGCCAGCAGAGCGAGGCGCTGCCAGCCGCCGCTCAACGCGCCGAGTGGGCGTGCGCGCAATTCCTCGGGAACCTCGAAGGTTTCGAGCACCACATCGGCACGCCAGCTTTCGTTTTCTGCCTGCTCTGCCGGCAAAGCCTGCCGGACCGCCTCATGGAACGGCAGGGTGAGCAGTGCGGGGGCGATATCCTGCTCGACGTGGCCGATGGTGAGACCGCGCGACTTGGTGATGTCGCCGTCCGTCGGCTCGAACGTGCCGGCGATGGTGCGCAGCAGCGTCGACTTGCCTCTGCCGTTCGCCGCGACGATGCCGATACGGTCGCCGGCTTCGACGGAAAGGTCGAGATTGGAGAACAGGCGGGCGCCGAGTGTGACGCCGAGTGCCTTGAGATTGATCAGTGCCATGGTTTTTCTCTGGTCTGTCGCGAGCCTTCCCGGCGGCCGGGCATGTCCGATGCCTGGCGGTGTGCCGGATTGCGTTGGCTCGTTGTTGCAACGATGAGCGGACAACCGGCATTTCGCCGACGTCGCGCTACCCCTTGGGGCAGACCAGATAGAGATGCTTGAGTGCGATCGTCTCGTTGGTCAGCCCTGCAAACGCATTTGCAGGGCCTGGATCGGGCCACGCTGACGGTGTTGATCATGTCTGAACACGCAGCCCTCCTTTCTTCTCGACGGTTGCGAGCCTTAAATAGACGCGGCTTTGTGCCGACGCAAGCGATGTGAACCGATCAAGCCGCTGCATAACGCAAAAGCACGACATCCTGCGGCAGGACCTGCTGTCCGATAAACCGGAGTTTCGGCGTCTTCCCGGCGAAGAACGGTCTGCCGCCGCCGAGCACCACAGGATTCACATAGAGATGGTACTCGTCGATCAGACCCAGCCCATCCAGGCTGGCCGCGAGCTCGGCGCCGCCCACATCGATCATGCCATCGGTTTCGGCCTTGAGGCGCCTCAGTGTTCCGACAACATCTTCGTCGATCAGCGACGCATTCGGCCCGACCTCACGCAGCATCGTGGAACAGACGAATTTGGGTGTTGCCTGCCATGCCGTCGCGAACTCTCGCGCCTCGTCAGGCCAGTCGGCCTGATCCGTGTCCCAGTAGCGCATCGCTTGATAGAGTTTGCGACCGCAGACGCTGATCCGGGTGTCCTGCATCAACCGGTTGAAATATCGATGCAGCGGCGCTTCCGGCACCGGCAATTCCGGGCCACCTTCCGGCCCGGTGATGTAGCCGTCGAGAGACGTCAGCATGCCGAAGATGATCGTGCCCATGTCCTCCTCCAATCTGATTGCATTTTGCAATCAGATTGTGTCGATGGCAAGACGGACCGAGTGCTGGTTAAGCCTCCTGGTTTTGCAAGGCCTGATGGTTCCAGAAAACGGCGCGATCCGGCCAAAGGATTTCGCAGTGTAAACGTGGCAGCGCCCGGACAACTGTGTTAATGGCGCCGTGACTTTTCCGGACAGTGAGGATCCCAGTCCATGGCAACAGCAGCGGCCGTTTCGAACTCCCTCGAATCCTTCTTTGGAACACCGCTCGCGGAGGTCGATCCGGAGATCTTCGGCTCCATACGCAACGAGCTTGGCCGGCAGCGTCATGAGATCGAGCTGATCGCATCCGAGAACATCGTCTCGCGCGCCGTTCTGGAAGCGCAGGGCTCGATCATGACCAACAAGTATGCCGAGGGTTACCCGGGCAAGCGTTATTACGGCGGCTGCCAGTTCGTCGACGTGGCTGAAGAGCTTGCCATCGAGCGTGCCAAGAAGCTGTTCGACTGCAAGTTCGCCAACGTCCAGCCGAATTCCGGCAGCCAGATGAACCAGGCGGTGTTCCTGGCGCTGCTGCAGCCGGGCGATACTTTCATGGG
This genomic window contains:
- a CDS encoding Na/Pi symporter, producing the protein MQVDIFKDILVPVIGGLGIFMLGLEFMANGIQALSVNKMRDFLAKAAGTPIKGVLAGTLITGVIQSSTAMTVMVVGLVNAGVVALRPAISVIMGANIGTTLGNGLIALPLGPLGLILGGIFALIYCFAKSEKVRNIALACMGFALIFYGLNLMTGGLRPLRNMPEVMELLQTLRADSYFNLLKCVLIAAGVTAMIHSSSATIGIVMGLGAAGVLDWTTAVAFSLGADLGTTITSWMASLNLSKNAKRAAYAHMSFNVIGVLVTVPLFFVSIEVLRWAMQWFGGDPSVPVVVDGKDTFPLVPVAVGLYSTFFNVFNTLLLFPFVGVFERVLSRIGHTEADDVEDFSVPKYLDRRFSSDLGQAVPAVEQETERHLKAGALFLDIARSKKNAPSDPGEHYLATDILSRDIRSYSAALLSSDMPMDQLDLVASLIEEADFTAALAEQLHQVARRVRRETFGTQGKVIVDTALDKLDFDLREILPDFGVKAPQMPAGHINFPEVDQLRAQILTAGEGIAPGERGALLALLGSVERADLLIRRIDAERKSVNRQAVIARARARREQRDEKGGVFGDGLAPVPGE
- a CDS encoding ABC-F family ATP-binding cassette domain-containing protein, which translates into the protein MALINLKALGVTLGARLFSNLDLSVEAGDRIGIVAANGRGKSTLLRTIAGTFEPTDGDITKSRGLTIGHVEQDIAPALLTLPFHEAVRQALPAEQAENESWRADVVLETFEVPEELRARPLGALSGGWQRLALLARVWVNDPDALLLDEPTNHLDLARIRWLEDWLNSLPQSVPLIVASHDRAFLDAVTNRTLFLRAEHSQVFALPYSRARVALDESDASQERQYQRDMKVAQQLRRQAAKLNNIGINSGSDLLVIKTKQLKDRAERLEDAARPAHQEHSAGAIRLANRGTHAKQLVTLDDAEVKTPDGTLLFKTGKRWICQGDRIVLLGRNGSGKSRLVGMLRNAISGSDGGQTGIRATPSLALGHVDQALADLGNTDTPMAAIGRRFEFGDQRLRTLLAGAGIGIDMQERPIGRLSGGQKARLAMLALRLTNPNFYLLDEPTNHLDIEGQEALETELMAHEASCLLVSHDRSFVRTVGNRFWQIENRKLIEVDGPENFFATVSGDD
- a CDS encoding Atu4866 domain-containing protein is translated as MTVHSKRHVLPCLILAMLSATPASASESVTNSHLLKEREMTQHPYVGMWSTDDGRVRHELLPDGRYDEARGSRQSAYQGRYEVTGTHIEYWDDTGFTADGDFVDENTLHHGGMILRRQ
- a CDS encoding Na+/H+ antiporter, which translates into the protein MAVATLILLLLVLVAASGVLVRFLPLPLPIIQIGLGVLLAWPIDGLRVELEPELFLLVFVPPLLFIDGIMLPKREFAKLAPRIFGLAFGLVFFTVVVFGYALNWLLPQVPLPVAFALAAVLSPTDAVAVSSIVGRDLVPARIRHILEGESLLNDASGLVVLRFAVAAALTGQFSLGETALTFVLVAAGGALAGFATLWAVAKVLRIVAKIGDVRPEVEVVILILLPFAAYLLAEKFHLSGILAAVTAGLYIARAGLFGSLSFPARMQNMALIEMLSFTFNGVIFLLLGLQLPTIIRNVPPELSLYGSFWEPVLAVMTLTLILLAIRFAWIVFGSTARGIIERWRGRETFRLTTRLRVVMTLAGVRGAITLAGILSLPLVVSENGPPFPARDLVIFIAAGVIICSLLLASVALPIVARGIPLDEEEESAIEERLARQVAAEAAIARIEQMVDEAQATPALYEARLAAAQQLIPAYRQRIVAGEEEDTTVKDIQPALQSMLDAAFAAEQAALLRLLRARKIDDTTMRAVIGEVMLNQALNSRKQANKRATAKKPATRKAGARK
- a CDS encoding SDR family oxidoreductase; translated protein: MNGIEGKVVAITGASSGIGEATARVIAAGGAHVVIGARRVDRLQNLGDEITAAGGSVRSRRLDVTECADVEAFARYAQEQFGRLDVIVNNAGVMPLSPLAELKVDEWDRMVDVNIKGVLYGIAAALPLMNAQGHGQIINLSSIGGHSVSPTAAVYCATKFAVGAISDGLRQETDRIRVTVISPGTTTSELADTITDARAREAMKAWRAITISAEAVANAIAYAISQPADIDVSEIIIRPTASPH
- a CDS encoding oxidoreductase is translated as MTMTDPVWFITGASSGLGQALAEAVLERGWRAAITSRNSNALNALASRYGERALALQLDVTDNASIERAVSAAEAKFGAIDVLVNNAGYGYLAAIEEGSDREIRDQFETNVFGLVAVTKRVLPGMRARRQGHIFNVSSLGGLVAFAATGYYHATKFAVEALSESLSHEVKPLGIKVTIIEPGAFRTDWAGRSMVESGTVIEDYAETAGKRRAATREASGRQPGDPARAAKAIISAFEADEAPLRLLLGAAALTIARQRLDALRQNFDAWAETTISADFPD
- a CDS encoding dihydrofolate reductase family protein, with amino-acid sequence MGTIIFGMLTSLDGYITGPEGGPELPVPEAPLHRYFNRLMQDTRISVCGRKLYQAMRYWDTDQADWPDEAREFATAWQATPKFVCSTMLREVGPNASLIDEDVVGTLRRLKAETDGMIDVGGAELAASLDGLGLIDEYHLYVNPVVLGGGRPFFAGKTPKLRFIGQQVLPQDVVLLRYAAA
- a CDS encoding LysR family transcriptional regulator, coding for MADDFEGISVFLAVAEARNFRLAGERLGVTRSAVSQALQRLEDRIGTALVQRTTRSVSLTEAGEMFYDMVRPSAQDITEAVQAVRETQTRPSGLLKVTVSSIAERFISGPLLAGFLAQYPEVKLDITITDEEFDIVAEGYDAGVRLGEVIEQDMVAVPVSGEQRQCAVASPAYLSRRGTPLHPRDLTDHVCIGWRPRPDTAPYRWEFTEHDRDFELAVDPAMTTNDMGMMIRMACAGAGITFGMVETFESHVARGELVPLLEDYCPPFAGFHLYFPRRHRQPLKLRALVDHVRTFRKAEI